Proteins from a genomic interval of Oncorhynchus mykiss isolate Arlee chromosome 21, USDA_OmykA_1.1, whole genome shotgun sequence:
- the LOC110500206 gene encoding synaptophysin-like protein 1 isoform X2 gives MMTGFRLNLAPLKEPLGFIKFVEWDFGLTAAIAFLWLVCSSAWAKGLQNVKDATGTAGITSTLALCKESDVACEVTDFANMRTLNVSVVFGYLNMIVWAGNAWFVYKETRWHSQKYTAQHGAGAGRGQQVPAAI, from the exons ATGATGACAGGATTTCGACTGAACTTGGCGCCTCTCAAGGAACCGCTGGGATTCATCAAATTTGTAGAATGG gATTTTGGTCTGACGGCAGCGATTGCCTTCCTGTGGCTAGTGTGTTCCTCAGCATGGGCCAAGGGGCTGCAGAACGTGAAGGATGCCACCGGGACAGCGGGCATCACCTCCACACTGGCACTCTGCAAGGAGAGCGATGTGGCCTGCGAGGTCACTGACTTTGCCAACATGCGCACCCTCAATGTCTCTGTG GTGTTTGGGTACCTGAATATGATCGTGTGGGCGGGCAACGCCTGGTTTGTGTACAAGGAGACCCGCTGGCATTCTCAGAAGTACACTGCCCAGCATGGGGCTGGGGCCGGGCGTGGTCAACAAGTCCCTGCTGCTATCTAA
- the LOC110500206 gene encoding synaptophysin-like protein 1 isoform X1 yields MMTGFRLNLAPLKEPLGFIKFVEWLTAIFAFGSCGGYSGTNIVSLFCGEGRNETLNVTFSYPFRLNLVALLEANTTLCNHSVPVTHLVGDSASSAQFFVGVAIICFLYSIVALLVYLGYMHMYIDSDFGPMFDFGLTAAIAFLWLVCSSAWAKGLQNVKDATGTAGITSTLALCKESDVACEVTDFANMRTLNVSVVFGYLNMIVWAGNAWFVYKETRWHSQKYTAQHGAGAGRGQQVPAAI; encoded by the exons ATGATGACAGGATTTCGACTGAACTTGGCGCCTCTCAAGGAACCGCTGGGATTCATCAAATTTGTAGAATGG CTGACAGCCATCTTTGCGTTTGGGAGCTGTGGGGGGTATTCTGGCACGAATATCGTGTCCCTCTTCTGCGGTGAAGGAAGGAACGAGACGCTGAATGTTACTTTTAGCTATCCCTTCAG GTTAAACCTGGTTGCTCTACTGGAGGCCAACACCACTCTGTGTAACCACTCCGTGCCCGTCACCCACCTGGTGGGAGACTCCGCCTCCTCGGCCCAGTTCTTTGTGGGTGTGGCCATCATCTGTTTCCTGTACTCTATAGTGGCGTTGCTCGTCTACCTGGGCTACATGCACATGTACATCGACTCTGACTTCGGCCCTATGTTT gATTTTGGTCTGACGGCAGCGATTGCCTTCCTGTGGCTAGTGTGTTCCTCAGCATGGGCCAAGGGGCTGCAGAACGTGAAGGATGCCACCGGGACAGCGGGCATCACCTCCACACTGGCACTCTGCAAGGAGAGCGATGTGGCCTGCGAGGTCACTGACTTTGCCAACATGCGCACCCTCAATGTCTCTGTG GTGTTTGGGTACCTGAATATGATCGTGTGGGCGGGCAACGCCTGGTTTGTGTACAAGGAGACCCGCTGGCATTCTCAGAAGTACACTGCCCAGCATGGGGCTGGGGCCGGGCGTGGTCAACAAGTCCCTGCTGCTATCTAA